CATCGGAACACCCGGTCAAGCTCCTGCCGATCCTTGATTTTGATCACATTCAATGCTGTTCACCTCACTTCGAATCTTCCTATATTGTACCAATTCAAGCGAAAGGGAACAATCGAAAGGATTCCGGCGTAAGGAAAAAGTTAGATTAGCAAATAAATGTAATTAATGTATTTGGGTTACTATAAATTTTTATGTATGTTAAACTCGTTTAAAACCTGCCGTTGCATAACAAAATTATTCCAATTAATGATTTATACAAATATTAATAAAATGAGAGGAGTATTAATGTTGATTAATAATCAAATTTATAAATATAGTATTTCCATTATTCTAGCATTTATGATGACGGTTGCCATGCCGCTTCAGGCTGCGAAAGCAGCGGCGCCAGCTACGCTCAGTTACGGCAGCTACGGTCCGGATGTTCCGGATTTGCAGTTCCGTCTGAAGACGCTGGGTTATTTCGATAATACGGCGATTACAACGTTTTATGGCAAAATGACGGAAGAGGCCGTTCGCAAATTCCAAGCGGATTACGGACTTAAATCGGATGGAGTAGCGGAGGAGAAAACTTGGACCCAATTGAAAAAGGTCTCTGCTAATCAGAAAGAGCTCGATCTTCTGGCACGTATCATTTATGCAGAAGCGCGTGGAGAGTCCTACAAGGGCCAGGTTGCCGTTGCGGCGGTTGTATTGAACCGTCTGGATGCTGACGGCTTCCCCAAAACCATTAAAGGCGTTATCGAACAA
This region of Paenibacillus sp. JDR-2 genomic DNA includes:
- a CDS encoding cell wall hydrolase; this translates as MLINNQIYKYSISIILAFMMTVAMPLQAAKAAAPATLSYGSYGPDVPDLQFRLKTLGYFDNTAITTFYGKMTEEAVRKFQADYGLKSDGVAEEKTWTQLKKVSANQKELDLLARIIYAEARGESYKGQVAVAAVVLNRLDADGFPKTIKGVIEQSGAFTAVDDGQYYMKPDSTAYKAALDALGGNDPSQGALYYFNPKTATSKWIWSRKQTVHIGNHIFAV